A single window of Terriglobales bacterium DNA harbors:
- a CDS encoding xanthine dehydrogenase family protein molybdopterin-binding subunit: MAGRKARKTGAPQKGNGAHWVGKPVPRKEEGRLLRGQGKFVDDYKLPGMLFLRFVRSPYAHARVTGIDVSEAAAHPGVVCTLTGPEVAGLCKQPFPEIGPPPGANIKDFPMAVDKVRYQGEPVAAVVAETQVAADDAAELVRVDYEALDPVIDTEDALADKSILHESAGTNLVYRGTFEYGDVDKAFRDAAYVVSIDRMHFHRFSSTPLECAGVIGQWDAGDDVIRYWCNNQFPMFAILFLSPVLGVPIDRIRATTHDIGGGFGIKIASYPQMAVCALASRKCGGRPVKWIETRSEHMIASAHGNERTFRDTRVALDKDGRILAIESRHIDDCGAYPRYEPLGCVIWAQVLPGAYRFKNFRVDFAQVVSNKCPVAPNRGYSRMQHLWFLERCLDICAHELGIPSDEMRLRNYIQPKEFPYTTPNGCVYDSGDYPRMLKLAQELIGWDDWKRQQAEARRQGRWLGIGIGTTLDSGTNNFGQSRILNPHAPFSGNSQAAIVKLDMYGELVVSVGSVPQGQGHETVAAQVVADVFNVSPEHVDVRVGFDTERNAHTGTSGTYASQFAVSGLSAVHGAALKLKKEMSRVAAFALKAKESQLEFGLGDQGPEVRVRGKKGQSVNYWRLANLVNVNSAELPENLRDVTLNCRHVYRAPFKVPDVKRKYGNLTLTYSAQLHICVIEVDRETFQPKILDYAAVDDCGRVVNPAIVYGQVMGATAHGIGAALMESCVYDAASGNMLTATFSDYTPITPVNMPMVKYGHIESPSPFTFAGTKGMGEGGAAPLHTVCAALQDALYSAGVYIDDSHNTADSLFRRLQAIAAGQRESNVRVEQRQPARARRR, encoded by the coding sequence GTGGCAGGACGCAAAGCGCGAAAAACGGGCGCGCCGCAAAAGGGCAACGGAGCACACTGGGTCGGAAAGCCGGTGCCGCGCAAAGAGGAAGGCCGTTTGTTGCGCGGTCAGGGGAAATTCGTCGACGACTACAAGCTTCCCGGCATGTTGTTCCTGCGTTTTGTGCGTTCGCCCTACGCGCACGCCCGTGTCACCGGCATCGATGTTTCCGAAGCCGCGGCTCATCCGGGCGTGGTGTGCACGTTGACCGGCCCGGAGGTGGCCGGCCTGTGCAAGCAGCCCTTCCCGGAAATCGGCCCTCCGCCCGGCGCAAACATCAAGGACTTTCCCATGGCCGTGGACAAGGTGCGTTACCAGGGCGAGCCCGTGGCTGCCGTGGTCGCCGAAACCCAGGTCGCGGCCGACGATGCTGCCGAACTGGTTCGCGTCGATTACGAAGCCCTCGATCCGGTCATCGACACCGAGGATGCGCTCGCCGACAAGAGCATCCTGCACGAATCCGCCGGCACCAACCTCGTCTACCGCGGCACGTTCGAGTACGGCGACGTCGACAAGGCCTTCCGCGACGCGGCCTACGTCGTCTCCATCGACAGGATGCACTTCCATCGCTTTTCGTCCACGCCGCTGGAGTGCGCGGGTGTCATCGGCCAGTGGGACGCCGGCGACGACGTGATCCGCTACTGGTGCAACAACCAGTTCCCCATGTTCGCCATCCTGTTTCTGTCGCCGGTGCTGGGCGTGCCCATCGACCGCATTCGCGCCACTACGCACGACATCGGCGGCGGCTTCGGCATCAAGATCGCCAGCTACCCGCAGATGGCGGTGTGCGCGCTGGCCTCACGCAAGTGCGGCGGGCGTCCGGTGAAGTGGATCGAGACGCGCTCCGAGCACATGATCGCCAGCGCGCACGGCAACGAGCGCACCTTCCGCGACACGCGCGTCGCGCTGGATAAGGACGGCCGCATCCTCGCTATCGAGTCCCGCCACATCGACGACTGCGGCGCCTACCCGCGTTACGAGCCTCTGGGCTGCGTCATCTGGGCCCAGGTGCTGCCCGGCGCCTACCGCTTCAAGAACTTCCGCGTCGACTTTGCCCAGGTCGTCTCGAACAAGTGTCCGGTCGCTCCCAATCGCGGCTATTCGCGCATGCAGCACCTGTGGTTTCTCGAGCGCTGCCTGGATATCTGCGCCCACGAACTCGGCATTCCCTCCGACGAGATGCGCTTGCGCAATTACATCCAGCCGAAAGAGTTTCCCTACACCACGCCCAACGGCTGCGTCTACGACTCCGGCGACTATCCCCGCATGCTCAAGCTGGCGCAGGAACTCATCGGCTGGGACGACTGGAAGCGCCAGCAGGCCGAAGCGCGCCGCCAGGGACGCTGGTTGGGCATCGGCATCGGCACCACGCTCGACTCGGGCACCAACAACTTCGGCCAGTCCCGCATTCTGAACCCCCACGCTCCCTTCTCCGGGAACTCACAGGCCGCCATCGTCAAGCTCGATATGTACGGCGAACTGGTCGTCTCCGTCGGCTCGGTCCCGCAAGGCCAGGGCCACGAGACCGTCGCCGCCCAGGTCGTGGCCGACGTCTTCAACGTCTCACCCGAGCACGTGGATGTCCGCGTCGGCTTCGACACCGAGCGTAACGCCCACACCGGCACTTCCGGCACCTACGCCAGTCAGTTCGCCGTCTCCGGACTCTCGGCGGTCCATGGCGCCGCGCTGAAGCTCAAGAAGGAAATGAGCCGCGTCGCCGCCTTCGCGCTCAAGGCCAAGGAAAGCCAGCTCGAGTTCGGCCTCGGCGACCAGGGCCCGGAAGTCCGGGTCCGCGGCAAGAAGGGACAGTCGGTGAACTACTGGCGGCTGGCCAACCTGGTGAACGTGAACAGCGCCGAACTGCCCGAGAACCTGCGCGACGTCACCTTGAACTGCCGTCATGTCTACCGCGCGCCCTTCAAGGTTCCTGACGTCAAGCGCAAGTACGGCAACCTGACGCTCACCTATTCCGCGCAGCTTCACATCTGCGTGATCGAAGTGGACCGTGAGACGTTCCAGCCGAAGATCCTCGACTATGCTGCCGTCGATGACTGCGGCCGCGTCGTCAATCCCGCCATCGTCTACGGACAGGTGATGGGCGCTACCGCCCACGGCATCGGCGCGGCGTTGATGGAGAGCTGCGTCTACGACGCCGCCTCCGGCAACATGCTCACCGCCACCTTCAGCGACTACACGCCCATCACGCCAGTGAACATGCCCATGGTGAAATATGGCCACATCGAAAGCCCGTCCCCCTTCACCTTCGCGGGCACCAAGGGGATGGGCGAAGGCGGAGCGGCTCCTCTGCACACGGTCTGCGCCGCGCTGCAGGACGCGCTCTACTCGGCCGGCGTCTACATCGACGACTCGCACAACACCGCCGACAGCCTGTTCCGGCGACTGCAGGCCATCGCCGCAGGCCAGCGCGAGTCGAACGTGCGCGTGGAGCAGCGGCAGCCGGCCCGCGCCCGCCGCCGATGA
- a CDS encoding LLM class flavin-dependent oxidoreductase gives MRTQFDIGVLPQGPAEQSVQLMVAAEAVGFDGVWVADSQSIFRDAFVTLALGALRTERLMLATGVTNPVTRHPAAIASSIATIDELSGGRAVLGIGTGFSAVRTVGLKPASLKALEEATLALRALMAGQTARYQGNEMRMTWATRPVPIYFAASGPKSLHRAGRVADGVLFQVGCEPALIRRAIDGVRAGAQEAGRDPSDVKLCVRLGCSVSRNGQTAREEARPYAAAAAETVFQSNPEETLPPDLVSDLKALQEHYNYYQHVSQQASHGSLVTDRIVDAMVIAGTPEEAIPRFRAILELGVDRVVIPLTTREPVALLRTLAEDVIPHLV, from the coding sequence ATGAGAACTCAGTTCGACATCGGCGTTCTGCCGCAGGGTCCCGCGGAGCAAAGCGTGCAGCTCATGGTGGCGGCGGAGGCGGTGGGGTTCGACGGCGTCTGGGTGGCCGACTCACAATCCATCTTTCGGGACGCATTCGTCACCCTGGCGCTGGGAGCGCTGCGCACCGAGCGGCTGATGCTGGCCACAGGAGTGACCAATCCGGTGACGCGGCATCCCGCCGCAATCGCGTCCAGCATCGCCACCATCGACGAACTCTCCGGAGGACGTGCCGTTCTGGGCATCGGAACAGGTTTCAGCGCAGTGCGCACCGTCGGCCTCAAGCCCGCTTCGCTCAAGGCACTGGAAGAAGCCACGCTGGCTCTGCGCGCGCTGATGGCCGGCCAGACCGCTAGGTACCAGGGCAACGAGATGCGGATGACCTGGGCGACGCGGCCGGTGCCGATCTATTTCGCTGCGTCCGGGCCCAAGTCGTTGCATCGGGCGGGGCGCGTCGCCGACGGAGTGCTGTTCCAGGTGGGTTGCGAGCCGGCGCTGATACGCCGCGCCATCGACGGCGTGCGGGCCGGAGCCCAGGAGGCGGGCCGCGATCCGAGCGACGTAAAGCTCTGCGTCCGGTTGGGGTGCTCGGTCTCGCGGAACGGGCAAACGGCGCGGGAGGAAGCCCGGCCGTATGCCGCGGCGGCAGCGGAAACGGTCTTCCAGTCCAACCCGGAGGAGACGCTGCCGCCCGATCTGGTGTCGGACTTGAAGGCCTTGCAGGAGCACTACAACTACTATCAGCACGTCAGCCAGCAGGCCAGCCACGGCAGCCTGGTGACGGACCGCATAGTGGACGCGATGGTGATCGCCGGGACGCCGGAAGAGGCCATCCCCAGATTCCGCGCCATTCTGGAGCTGGGAGTGGACCGCGTAGTCATCCCGCTCACGACGCGGGAACCGGTGGCGCTGCTGCGGACCTTGGCCGAAGACGTGATCCCGCACCTGGTCTGA
- a CDS encoding carbon monoxide dehydrogenase subunit G, producing MPISLSGEFEVKKSPEEVYEFLTDPKRFCPLLPGYQGSTIVDDKNFTVKVNVGVSHIRGTADVKLRLAEAEKPRRARYEGQGRMAGSSISLNAGFDLSKTGAGTKVAWKGESQIFGGLASMAGGLLEPMAKKNIQQVIDGLQKALS from the coding sequence ATGCCCATCAGCCTGTCGGGCGAATTCGAAGTCAAGAAATCCCCCGAGGAAGTCTACGAGTTCCTCACCGACCCCAAGCGCTTCTGCCCGCTTCTGCCCGGTTACCAGGGCTCGACCATCGTGGACGATAAGAACTTCACCGTGAAGGTGAACGTCGGCGTCTCGCACATCCGCGGCACGGCCGACGTGAAACTCCGCCTGGCCGAAGCCGAGAAACCCCGCCGCGCCCGCTACGAGGGCCAGGGACGCATGGCCGGCTCCAGCATCAGCCTCAACGCCGGCTTCGACCTGAGCAAGACCGGCGCTGGGACCAAGGTAGCCTGGAAGGGCGAGTCGCAGATTTTCGGCGGGCTGGCCTCCATGGCCGGAGGGCTGCTCGAACCCATGGCCAAGAAGAACATCCAGCAGGTCATCGACGGTTTGCAGAAGGCCCTGAGCTGA
- a CDS encoding (2Fe-2S)-binding protein — translation MPDQVQMVPITVTVNGQRHSLSVEPRMLLVSFLREALGLTGTHIGCDTTYCGACTVLLNGRSVKSCTVFAVQADQGEVRTVEGLAGESSLHPIQQAFLENHGLQCGYCTPGFLMSAVQLLEKNKDPDEKAIRKGIAGNTCRCTGYQNIFKAVRAAAASMRGR, via the coding sequence ATGCCTGACCAGGTCCAGATGGTGCCCATCACCGTGACCGTCAATGGGCAGCGGCACTCGCTCTCCGTCGAGCCACGCATGCTGCTGGTGAGCTTCCTGCGGGAAGCGCTCGGGCTCACTGGCACCCACATCGGCTGCGACACCACCTACTGCGGCGCCTGTACCGTCCTGTTGAACGGGCGCAGCGTCAAATCGTGCACCGTGTTCGCCGTGCAAGCCGATCAAGGTGAGGTGCGGACGGTCGAAGGGCTGGCAGGTGAATCCAGCCTCCATCCCATCCAGCAGGCTTTCCTGGAGAATCACGGGTTGCAGTGCGGCTATTGCACCCCTGGCTTCCTGATGTCTGCGGTCCAACTGTTGGAGAAGAACAAGGACCCGGACGAGAAGGCCATCCGCAAGGGGATTGCGGGCAACACCTGCCGCTGCACCGGTTACCAGAACATTTTCAAGGCCGTCCGTGCGGCCGCTGCATCCATGAGGGGGCGCTGA
- a CDS encoding xanthine dehydrogenase family protein subunit M, with the protein MYPRAFHYHRATSLSEAVSMLTDLGEEARLLAGGQSLIPLMKLRLASPAHLVDLNFIPGLEYVREQGNELRVGALTRHAQIEESAEAARVPIVHDCASGIADIQVRNRGTLGGSLAEADPTGDWAPVLLVLGTEVVCQGPDGERTVKLEDFLVDAFVTTLAPNELVKEVRITQPPKKSGGAYIAAKRSAPVYASASVAVQLAMEDSSVCREAGIALGAVGLTAIRAREAEKVLNGKSVDSRAIEEAAEAAMRAADPQSDMRGSAEYKRVLVRALVKRALEAALRRSRGEPVEVSHLYA; encoded by the coding sequence ATGTACCCACGCGCTTTTCACTATCACCGTGCCACATCGCTTTCGGAGGCGGTTTCCATGCTCACCGACCTGGGGGAAGAGGCCCGCCTGCTGGCCGGTGGGCAAAGCCTGATCCCGTTGATGAAGCTGCGCCTGGCCAGCCCCGCTCATCTGGTGGACCTGAACTTCATTCCTGGTCTCGAGTACGTCCGTGAGCAGGGGAACGAACTGCGCGTCGGAGCGCTCACTCGCCATGCGCAGATCGAGGAATCCGCGGAAGCTGCGCGCGTCCCCATCGTGCACGATTGCGCCTCGGGGATCGCCGACATTCAGGTGCGCAACCGCGGCACGCTCGGCGGCTCGCTCGCTGAAGCCGATCCCACCGGCGACTGGGCGCCGGTCCTGCTGGTGCTGGGGACCGAGGTCGTCTGCCAGGGCCCGGACGGCGAGCGCACCGTGAAGCTGGAGGATTTCCTGGTCGACGCCTTCGTGACCACGCTGGCGCCCAACGAACTGGTGAAGGAGGTCCGGATCACGCAGCCGCCGAAGAAGAGCGGCGGCGCTTACATCGCCGCCAAGCGCTCCGCGCCCGTGTACGCCTCCGCCAGCGTGGCGGTGCAGCTCGCGATGGAAGACTCCAGTGTCTGCCGCGAGGCCGGGATCGCTCTGGGCGCCGTCGGGCTCACCGCCATCCGCGCCCGCGAAGCCGAAAAAGTCCTGAACGGCAAGAGCGTGGACTCCAGGGCCATTGAGGAGGCCGCGGAAGCCGCCATGCGCGCCGCCGATCCGCAATCCGACATGCGGGGCTCGGCCGAGTACAAGCGCGTGCTCGTACGCGCCCTGGTCAAGCGCGCGCTGGAAGCCGCGTTGCGCCGCAGCCGCGGAGAGCCCGTGGAGGTGAGCCACCTGTATGCCTGA
- a CDS encoding nucleotidyltransferase family protein has protein sequence MIHPIILAAGRSSRLGFPKATARFGDRTAAEIAVENCAGLARPIVVLGYDAARLRSAVPRAARVVVNRRWRQGQTTSLLAGLRRVPRNADFMLYPVDFPLLTPKVVRRLVAEFRRRSKAQVIAAPSFRHRAGHPVIFAAKLRQEFEQAESARDVVYRDLSRIRFVAVRTPAIWLDFDTLASYRRRVRDYARYHGQRNSKTARKGRTP, from the coding sequence GTGATTCATCCCATCATCCTGGCCGCGGGCCGCTCGTCGCGGCTGGGATTTCCCAAGGCCACCGCACGCTTCGGGGACCGCACGGCAGCGGAGATCGCGGTGGAGAACTGCGCCGGACTGGCGCGGCCCATCGTGGTGCTTGGGTACGACGCGGCCAGGCTGCGGAGCGCCGTGCCACGCGCCGCTCGCGTGGTAGTGAATCGCCGCTGGCGGCAGGGACAGACCACTTCCCTGCTGGCCGGCCTGCGACGTGTTCCGCGGAACGCCGACTTCATGCTCTACCCGGTGGACTTTCCTCTGCTGACGCCCAAGGTGGTCCGTCGGCTGGTAGCGGAGTTCCGGCGGAGGAGCAAGGCGCAGGTGATTGCGGCTCCCAGCTTCCGGCATCGAGCCGGACACCCGGTGATCTTCGCCGCCAAGCTGCGCCAGGAATTCGAGCAAGCCGAATCTGCGCGCGATGTTGTCTATCGCGATTTATCGCGCATCCGGTTCGTTGCCGTGCGCACGCCGGCCATTTGGCTGGATTTCGACACGCTCGCCTCCTACCGGCGTAGAGTGCGGGACTACGCGCGCTATCATGGGCAGCGCAACAGCAAGACTGCAAGAAAGGGCAGAACACCATGA
- a CDS encoding N-acyl homoserine lactonase family protein produces MTPAARRSAVHPAGDTDYSIWSLAYCQADMPYDFFGGSGPFSNKGIIKIPMIYTLLVGGEVGGKKHIALVDCGFKQRKWLKRYAFSHWEEPKTVLGRVGFSPADVEVILCTHMHFDHIGNFEAFPNAKLYVQLDEYMGWLQAVSFARQIGEKEETSWIFSSFDPEDLKKASKGAADGRIIFIHGDAEVLPGVTAHLAKDSHTFGTQWFQVRTRNGPFAIVGDTIYWYSNVEMMWPPGYNQGNAFNQIYTYHRIRQTLKGETRRIVPGHDPILWERHPTWVPKTMNQVAELNVAEGAASRRPKRIR; encoded by the coding sequence ATGACTCCCGCTGCCCGCAGGTCCGCCGTTCATCCCGCCGGCGACACCGACTATTCCATCTGGTCCCTGGCTTACTGCCAGGCCGATATGCCGTACGACTTCTTCGGTGGCTCAGGTCCCTTCAGTAACAAAGGCATCATCAAGATCCCTATGATTTACACCCTGCTCGTGGGTGGGGAGGTAGGCGGGAAAAAGCACATCGCGCTGGTGGATTGCGGCTTCAAACAACGCAAGTGGCTCAAGCGCTATGCCTTCTCCCACTGGGAGGAGCCCAAGACGGTGCTCGGCCGCGTGGGGTTCTCACCGGCGGATGTCGAAGTGATCCTGTGCACGCACATGCACTTCGATCACATAGGGAACTTCGAGGCCTTTCCCAATGCCAAGCTGTACGTCCAGCTCGACGAGTACATGGGGTGGCTGCAGGCGGTGAGCTTCGCGCGCCAGATCGGCGAAAAAGAAGAGACCTCCTGGATCTTCTCCTCCTTCGATCCCGAAGATCTCAAGAAGGCCTCCAAGGGTGCAGCCGATGGCCGTATCATTTTCATCCACGGGGACGCCGAGGTCCTGCCCGGCGTTACCGCACATCTGGCCAAGGATTCGCACACGTTCGGAACCCAGTGGTTCCAGGTGCGTACACGCAACGGGCCCTTCGCCATTGTCGGCGACACGATTTACTGGTACTCGAATGTCGAAATGATGTGGCCGCCCGGCTACAACCAGGGCAACGCTTTCAATCAGATCTACACCTACCACCGCATCCGGCAGACGCTGAAGGGAGAGACGCGGCGCATCGTGCCCGGCCATGATCCCATCCTCTGGGAAAGACACCCGACCTGGGTCCCGAAGACCATGAACCAGGTGGCGGAGCTGAACGTGGCGGAAGGAGCCGCTTCTCGGCGCCCCAAGCGGATCCGTTAG
- a CDS encoding aldehyde dehydrogenase, whose amino-acid sequence MSASPVPHVDRGEEVARADVRLFIGGEWVEARSGRMFATTNPATGERLALVHEAGDADVDAAVRAARQAFEGGPWPHMAVAERSRVLHRIGDLIEQRREELARLETLDTGKPIRESLEIDVPRASYNFHFFADLIKSTNTEFFSMDGRAMNYVLREPTGVAALITPWNLPLYLATWKVAPCLAAGNTCVLKPAELTPLTAARLADIGRDAGLPPGVLNVVQGFGPQSAGEALSRHPDVDLISFTGETATGRAIMAAASSSLKRLSFELGGKGAVVVFADADLEQTLPILQRAAFQNQGEVCLAGSRILAEAGILDALVERLAAAARVIRLGDPLDPATEMGALISQEHREKVAGYVRLAAEEGAHLHCGGGPPPDLPRGNFYLPTVITGVNEESRVCCEEIFGPVVTVQPFREEQEAVRLVNATQYGLSNVICTRDLARAHRVAAGLRSGIVWINCWMVRDLRTPFGGYKKSGIGREGGRHSLEFFTEAKTVCVKL is encoded by the coding sequence ATGAGCGCCAGCCCGGTCCCTCATGTCGACCGTGGAGAAGAGGTAGCGCGCGCCGACGTGCGCTTGTTCATCGGCGGCGAGTGGGTGGAAGCACGCAGCGGCCGCATGTTCGCAACCACGAATCCGGCTACCGGCGAGCGTCTGGCGCTGGTCCACGAAGCCGGTGACGCGGACGTCGACGCCGCCGTCCGTGCCGCGCGCCAGGCTTTCGAGGGCGGTCCCTGGCCGCACATGGCTGTGGCCGAGCGCTCCCGGGTGCTCCACCGCATCGGCGATCTCATTGAACAGAGGCGCGAGGAGTTGGCGCGCCTGGAGACTCTCGACACCGGCAAGCCCATCCGCGAAAGCCTGGAAATAGACGTCCCGCGCGCCTCCTACAACTTCCACTTCTTCGCCGACCTCATCAAAAGCACGAACACTGAATTCTTCTCCATGGACGGCCGGGCCATGAACTACGTGCTGCGCGAGCCGACGGGAGTGGCCGCGCTGATCACGCCCTGGAACCTTCCGCTGTACCTGGCCACGTGGAAGGTCGCTCCGTGCCTGGCGGCGGGAAACACCTGCGTGCTGAAGCCGGCGGAGCTGACACCGCTGACCGCCGCGCGGCTGGCCGACATCGGCCGCGATGCGGGTCTTCCCCCTGGTGTGCTCAACGTCGTTCAGGGATTCGGCCCGCAATCCGCCGGGGAAGCGCTGAGCCGCCATCCGGACGTGGACTTGATCTCCTTCACCGGCGAAACCGCCACCGGCAGGGCCATCATGGCAGCCGCATCCTCCAGCCTCAAGCGGCTTTCGTTCGAACTGGGCGGGAAGGGCGCCGTCGTCGTCTTTGCTGACGCTGACCTCGAGCAGACGCTGCCCATCCTCCAACGGGCCGCATTCCAGAACCAGGGGGAAGTTTGCCTGGCTGGCTCACGCATTTTGGCCGAGGCAGGGATTCTCGACGCGCTGGTCGAACGGCTGGCCGCGGCGGCGCGGGTGATCCGCCTCGGCGATCCGCTCGACCCGGCCACGGAGATGGGGGCGCTCATCAGCCAAGAACATCGCGAGAAGGTGGCGGGTTACGTCCGCCTCGCGGCCGAAGAAGGCGCGCACCTGCATTGCGGCGGAGGGCCTCCCCCGGATCTGCCGCGCGGGAATTTCTACCTGCCCACGGTCATCACGGGGGTGAACGAAGAAAGCCGCGTCTGTTGCGAGGAGATTTTCGGTCCCGTGGTGACCGTGCAGCCGTTCCGCGAAGAGCAGGAAGCCGTGCGCCTTGTGAACGCTACCCAGTACGGCTTGTCCAACGTGATCTGCACTCGCGACCTGGCGCGCGCTCATCGGGTAGCGGCCGGCCTGCGCAGCGGCATTGTGTGGATCAACTGCTGGATGGTGCGCGACCTGCGCACGCCCTTCGGCGGCTACAAGAAAAGCGGCATCGGCCGCGAAGGCGGCCGCCACAGCCTGGAATTCTTTACGGAAGCCAAGACCGTCTGCGTGAAGCTCTAG
- a CDS encoding RidA family protein, protein MKQDPQRIDTQAAPRPLGAYAHAARAGQLLFISGQGARDPATGRERGVVLNADGSLQSYDIREQTRAALANLEAVVRAAGGTLEDIVDVTVFLLHMTDFPAYNEVYAEVFGSRRPARTTVGAASLPGNNAIEIKAVACLLREGEPQ, encoded by the coding sequence GTGAAACAGGATCCCCAGCGCATCGATACCCAGGCTGCGCCCAGGCCTCTGGGCGCCTATGCGCACGCCGCCCGGGCAGGGCAACTGCTGTTCATTTCCGGGCAGGGAGCGCGCGATCCCGCCACCGGCCGCGAACGCGGCGTGGTCCTCAACGCGGATGGCAGCCTGCAATCCTATGACATCCGCGAGCAGACTCGCGCTGCCCTCGCCAACCTGGAAGCCGTGGTTCGCGCGGCCGGCGGCACACTCGAGGACATCGTGGACGTCACCGTGTTCCTGCTCCACATGACGGATTTCCCTGCCTACAACGAGGTTTATGCGGAGGTGTTCGGCAGCCGTCGCCCGGCGCGAACTACGGTCGGGGCCGCGTCTTTACCTGGGAACAACGCCATCGAGATCAAGGCGGTAGCCTGCCTGCTTCGCGAAGGTGAGCCGCAATGA